A portion of the Coturnix japonica isolate 7356 chromosome 4, Coturnix japonica 2.1, whole genome shotgun sequence genome contains these proteins:
- the SPRY1 gene encoding protein sprouty homolog 1 has product MEPQSQHGSGGSLVVIQQPSLDSRQRLEYERESQPAAILSLDQIKAIRGSNDYTEGPSVVKKSGPRTAPRQEKHERTHEIIPINVNNNYEHRPNHVGHVAHQHNARVPVLSRSTSTGSAASSGSNSSASSEQGLLGRSPPSWPGSGHRSERTIQTQPKQSSLIVDDLKGPLKEDLTQHKFICEQCGKCKCGECTAPRALPSCLACNRQCLCSAESMVEYGTCMCLVKGIFYHCSNDDEGDSYADNPCSCSQSHCCSRYLCMGAMSLFLPCLLCYPPAKGCLKLCRGCYDRINRPGCRCKNSNTVYCKLESCPSRGQGKPS; this is encoded by the coding sequence ATGGAGCCCCAAAGCCAGCACGGCAGTGGTGGTTCGCTGGTGGTGATTCAGCAGCCCTCTCTGGACAGCCGGCAGCGGCTGGAGTACGAGCGGGAGAGCCAGCCTGCGGCTATCTTGTCACTGGACCAGATCAAGGCGATCCGTGGCAGCAATGATTACACTGAAGGTCCATCTGTGGTGAAAAAGTCTGGCCCGCGGACAGCACCGAGGCAAGAGAAGCACGAAAGGACTCATGAAATCATACCGATTAATGTGAATAACAATTACGAACACAGACCCAACCACGTGGGGCACGTGGCACATCAGCATAATGCGAGGGTTCCTGTTTTGAGCAGATCAACCAGCACGGGGAGCGCGGCCAGCTCTGGGAGCAACAGCAGTGCTTCTTCGGAGCAAGGGCTGTTGGGACGGTCGCCTCCATCGTGGCCGGGTTCAGGCCACAGGTCCGAGCGGACAATCCAGACGCAACCCAAGCAGTCGTCGTTGATTGTAGATGATCTGAAGGGTCCTTTGAAAGAGGACTTGACACAGCACAAGTTTATCTGCGAACAGTGTGGCAAGTGCAAATGTGGTGAATGCACAGCCCCGAGGGCCTTGCCTTCTTGCTTGGCCTGCAACCGGCAGTGCTTGTGCTCCGCGGAGAGCATGGTGGAGTATGGCACCTGCATGTGTCTGGTCAAAGGGATCTTCTACCACTGTTCTAACGACGATGAAGGGGACTCATACGCGGATAATCCCTGCTCTTGCTCCCAGTCACATTGCTGTTCTAGGTACCTGTGCATGGGAGCCATGTCCTTGTTTTTGCCTTGCTTGCTCTGTTACCCTCCTGCAAAAGGATGCCTAAAACTGTGTCGAGGGTGTTACGACCGCATCAATCGTCCGGGCTGCCGATGCAAGAACTCCAACACTGTCTATTGTAAACTGGAGAGCTGCCCCTCTCGGGGTCAGGGCAAGCCATCATGA